One part of the Pseudomonadota bacterium genome encodes these proteins:
- a CDS encoding type II toxin-antitoxin system HicB family antitoxin: protein MRKMVISFKLPANIHQKDGYFVSYCPALDVFSQGATEKEAKNNLVEALTVFLESCIDRGTLDTVLKECGFRPDIPGDKTVYPPDEYIDVPLTFVAADALGKFQCHA, encoded by the coding sequence ATGAGAAAGATGGTTATCAGCTTCAAACTGCCGGCAAATATCCATCAGAAAGATGGTTATTTTGTTTCGTATTGTCCGGCCCTGGATGTTTTTTCTCAGGGGGCAACGGAAAAAGAGGCTAAGAATAACCTGGTTGAAGCATTAACTGTCTTCCTTGAATCTTGCATTGATCGCGGGACACTTGACACGGTCTTGAAAGAGTGTGGGTTTCGTCCTGATATCCCCGGTGATAAAACAGTTTATCCACCTGATGAATACATTGATGTTCCCTTGACTTTTGTTGCCGCTGATGCTCTTGGTAAATTTCAGTGCCACGCATAA